Proteins encoded together in one Chelonoidis abingdonii isolate Lonesome George chromosome 1, CheloAbing_2.0, whole genome shotgun sequence window:
- the MCM5 gene encoding DNA replication licensing factor MCM5 — translation MSGFDDPGIYYSDSFGGDPVADEGQVRKSQLQRRFKEFLRQYRVGTDRSGFTFKYRDELKRHYNLGQYWIEVEMEDLASFDEDLADYLYKQPAEHLQLLEEAAKEVADEVTRPRPAGEETLQDIQVMLRSDANAANIRSLKSDQMSHLVKIPGIIIAATAVRAKATKIAIQCRSCRNTISNITVRPGLEGYALPRKCNTEQAGRPKCPLDPYFIMPDKCKCVDFQTLKLQESPDAVPHGEMPRHMQLYCDRYLCDKVVPGNRVTIMGIYSIKKSGQTKSKGRDNVGVGIRSSYIRVVGIQVDTDGSGRSFAGSVTPQEEEEFRRLTSMPNIYETIAKSIAPSIYGSTDIKKAIACLLFGGSRKRLPDGLTRRGDINLLMLGDPGTAKSQLLKFVEKCSPIGVYTSGKGSSAAGLTASVIRDPATRSFFMEGGAMVLADGGVVCIDEFDKMREDDRVAIHEAMEQQTISIAKAGITTTLNSRCSVLAAANSVFGRWDETKGEENIDFMPTILSRFDMIFIVKDEHNEERDVMLAKHVMSLHVSALTQTQAVEGEIELNKLKKLISYCRTKCGPRLSAEAAEKLKNRYVLMRSGARQHERESDRRSSIPITVRQLEAIVRIAESLSKMKLQPFATEGDVEEALRLFQVSTLDAAMSGSLSGVEGFTTQEDQEMLSRIEKQLKRRFAIGSQVSEHSIIQDFTKQKYPEHAIYKVLQLMMRRGEIQHRMQRKVLYRIK, via the exons GGATGAGCTTAAACGACATTACAACCTCGGCCAGTACTGGATTGAGGTGGAGATGGAGGACCTGGCCAGCTTTGATGAGGACCTGGCAGATTACCTGTacaagcagcctgcagagcaccTGCAACTG CTGGAAGAGGCGGCAAAGGAAGTAGCAGATGAGGTCACCCGTCCTCGCCCAGCAGGGGAGGAGACACTTCAAGACATCCAGGTCATGCTGAGGTCGGATGCCAATGCAGCCAATATCCGGAGTCTGAAG tctgaccagatgtcccatctGGTGAAGATCCCCGGGATCATAATTGCTGCAACTGCTGTGAGAGCTAAAGCCACCAAGATCGCCATTCAGTGCCGCAGCTGCCGTAACACCATCAGCAACATCACCGTGCGCCCCGGCCTGGAGGGTTATGCCCTGCCCAGGAAGTGTAATAC GGAACAGGCCGGCCGCCCAAAGTGCCCCCTGGATCCATACTTCATCATGCCGGATAAGTGCAAGTGTGTGGACTTCCAGACCCTGAAGCTCCAGGAGTCTCCAGATGCTGTGCCACATGGGGAGATGCCCCGGCACATGCAGCTGTACTGCGACAG gTATCTGTGTGACAAAGTCGTCCCTGGAAACAGAGTTACTATCATGGGCATCTATTCAATCAAGAAATCTGGCCAGACCAAGAGCAAAGGCCGGGACAATGTGGGAGTGGGAATCCGAAGCTCTTATATCCGTGTGGTGGGGATCCAGGTGGACACCGATGGCTCAG GCCGCAGCTTTGCTGGCTCTGTGACTCCACAGGAAGAGGAAGAATTTCGCCGTCTCACTTCCATGCCCAACATCTACGAGACTATCGCCAAGAGCATTGCGCCCTCTATCTACGGCAGCACTGACATCAAGAAAGCCATCGCCTGTCTGCTGTTCGGAGGCTCCCGCAAGAG acTTCCGGATGGATTAACCCGCAGAGGGGACATTAACCTGCTGATGCTTGGAGACCCTGGCACAgccaagtcccagctcctgaaGTTTGTAGAGAAGTGTTCACCCATTGGG GTGTACACCTCGGGGaaaggcagcagtgcagctggcttGACAGCCTCGGTGATCCGAGACCCCGCTACGCGGAGCTtcttcatggagggaggagccaTGGTCCTGGCGGATGGGGGAGTGGTCTGCATTGATGAATTTGACAAG ATGCGGGAGGACGACCGAGTGGCCATCCATGAGGCTATGGAACAGCAGACCATCTCCATCGCCAAG GCTGGTATCACAACCACTCTGAACTCCCGCTGCTCAGTCCTGGCTGCAGCCAACTCTGTCTTCGGGCGCTGGGATGAAACCAAAGGCGAGGAGAACATAGACTTCATGCCCACAATCCTGTCCCGGTTTGACATGATCTTCATTGTCAAGGATGAGCACAATGAGGAGCGAGATGTG ATGCTGGCCAAACACGTGATGTCATTACATGTGAGTGCCCTGACGCAGACCCAGGCAGTGGAGGGTGAGATTGAACTGAACAAGCTGAAGAAGCTGATCTCCTACTGTCGAAC GAAGTGCGGCCCACGCCTTTCGGCAGAGGCTGCAGAGAAGCTGAAGAACCGCTATGTCCTGATGCGCAGCGGGGCCCGTCAGCATGAGCGAGAGAGTGATCGCCGGTCCAGTATTCCCATCACCGTCCG GCAGTTGGAGGCCATTGTGCGGATTGCAGAGTCCCTCAGCAAGATGAAGCTTCAGCCTTTTGCCACGGAGGGAGATGTCGAGGAGGCCTTGCGGCTTTTCCAAGTGTCCACACTCGACGCAGCCATGTCAGGCAGCTTGTCAG GAGTGGAGGGCTTCACGACACAGGAGGACCAGGAGATGCTGTCCCGCATTGAAAAACAGCTCAAGCGCCGCTTTGCCATCGGTTCCCAGGTGTCAGAGCACAGCATCATCCAGGACTTCACAAAACAG AAATATCCCGAGCACGCCATCTACAAGGTGCTGCAGCTCATGATGCGGCGTGGCGAGATCCAACACCGCATGCAGCGGAAAGTCCTCTATCGCATCAAGTAA